A region of the Brachyhypopomus gauderio isolate BG-103 chromosome 11, BGAUD_0.2, whole genome shotgun sequence genome:
TCCAGGACTTTTCAAATGCTGTTTGCCAGGTCTTCTTTTAAGCTAGAGCTTTACATGAGGTAataacaaaatataaaatataccgGTACTTAGATTTTATCATTAAACTATAAACACTGTAAACATTACAACTAAGTAAATATCACCAGTTCAAAGAGATATagtttgcagcaattcaatttcAAATGTTTTCAAGTGAAATTTACTCAGCTAAATTCATGCGTAATAGGTAGACCGTGCTGTTCAGTGACACCAGGAAACTCTCAGAATACAATACAGGGACATATCACGTGACTCCATACAATTTCTCATTTTCAGTTCTCCACAGAGAATTACAATGTCGGTGGATTGGAGTGGAACAAAAGCACTCCCTTTGTTTTTCattattttttgggtttttatttttattttttggactTGTGCCAACAGCCCACACTTGATATCATTATGGACAAAGAACGTCTGATATGTGGAGAGGCATAAGAATCATATTGCTGCTGAGGTACATGTGGATCTGCACAAGACGTAGGCGTTTCTTCTCAGGACTTATCATCACCCCATCTGACATATTACTTTAGAAGACCTGCCAAACAGTATTTGAAGAGCCCTGGATAAAGTACTCCATCAAAAAGAAATGATAAAGCATGCAACCACCTGACACTGTCCTAGGGCACTGGAGCCCAGAAACTACTCTTAAGCTGCTACAATAACAAGAAAACaaattttttacacattttttgcCTATTGTTTCAAATCTCAACGATCTAAGGTTGTCTAAACGAATTTTAGTTAGGCAGCACAGAACAGAGGTAAGATGGAGGATACTGCATGTGTGGGAAAAAGGAGATACAATGAACGGCATGCTCACAATATGTACTTCTTTAGCGCTGAACTAGTAACATGTGCATCGGCTTGCTGTCGGCAGTCACACTGCACCtgatacacaaatacacatatctgATCAATGATTAACGATTAACACGCCATATTATCCAGCGTGTATGCGTCAAAAGATCACCCCACGTGGCTGCATTCAGTCCCGCTGTGCAGCGCTTTGGGCAAACTAGACCTTCATGGTTTGACAGGAATTCCCTCAGATCAAATGTAATTCTTTGCGTCAGACCCTTCTCCTCTTTGATCCTCATTCTATGATCTCGATGCTGTAGGTTACACCAGAGCCTCACAGCCCTCATTATCTCATTTCAGTAGGCCAAAGGGCGCCATGCAGTAGTGCTGTCAGTCACCCCGTTTGGTTGGACCGccacatgactggcagaaccgAGACGCGACTGTTAAGGTGGGCTGGCGGGCGATGTGGCGCGAGTTGTTGGCACCAGTTTGACAGTGCAGTATGTTTCGTGCAATGAGAATAAAGGCTTTTAATAAGAAGCAGAGGGGAGAGTGACAGGAAGACACAAAGCAGATTGTCATAGGAactgttctttttctttttgctgTATCTAGTGATCATTTCTGATGGCCACGGGGAAAAAAAGATACTTTCATTTGAATAATAATCCTCTTCCCAGAATCTCATATGCAAACAGCAGAACTAGACTTTCCACATCAACAGTAGCACCAGAAGAATGTGAGAGAACCTGAATAAAGATTTTGCGAGAATGTCAGTCTCCTAAATCATCTTATCACTTTCTTCATATGACACATACTTTATACGTTAATGACAAGCACGGTGTGATTAGTATGAGTTAATGGGTCACCAAAGAGCAGCttcaacaaaaaaataaataaaaataagaaaagccAAAACAAATGACAAAGAAAAAGCCCCCAGAACGTTACGATGTCAACACTAGCATCTCCTTTCTTTCCATTTACTTCATTCATTTCCTCATTTTCTCTGCTGGTTAAAAATAGGCAACTCATTAGCATATCAAAGACAGAAACCAGAGTCAGGCAGAGAAAACTATGAGTATGACCCCCTGTGTTCATCATCCAAGTGCTGCCACTTCACACTGAACACCGTGTCTGAAGCTGCCCCACTGCGCACACACCAGCTCCTGGTACCTTCCCTGAAATTTAAAAACGGGAGTGACTGTTACATGGTGGCTAACCGGCTAATAATAAGACGAAGGAGGCCCATGAGACTTGAACTATTATTTCtgctttgaagaggaaaaacattttcttttctggttttttgtttgtttttttgctacTGTGCACTGCATGGCTCACCAGCTTGTCTAATGGAAGCTGTTGGAAGAGAAGGCTTCCTCGATAGGACCTAAATAAGTAACCAAGTTAGGCTCATTTAGAAACAGTTGTTCCCTGTTGCAAAATGTTACTGAGGTACTAACAGGACGTATGTCTGACGGTGCGTAACTCCTGCGGAGAGACACACTGGAATGGTCAATCCCAGGGTTGACACAAAGTTAATGAGGAGAATCTTACTTTCACAACAAAAATGATCAAAGTTGTCATGCAAGCAACTGAACGTTCAATATACTAGCTACTGAACGTTCTATATTTGTGTTCATCAGGAGCAAACTATAATAAAGTACAAGCAAAAGTGCATCACAAATTACCTGTAGTAGGGTTTTCCTTTTACTTTTCGACCAGAGGGGGGCgccattttttctttttcttttttcctcctTTCTACCCCCTCCCCGTTTTCAAGTTTCGTATCTGTCACGAATACTATTAAAAGTCTATTTGACGTTTACAACTACCGACCTCTAACCTTTTCCCTTTGTTCTAACTTTAACTATTAATGCATGCTCATACTGATACACCTTAGTCAGACACAAGGACATACACGCACGTATTCAAGCGTTTGTGTTAGTATTTATTAAatgccatctctgcctctttGAACCAGTTCATGAATTACAAATCACGGTCTCTGAACCATTCCGTGTTTGGCTCTGTAACTCCCACAAACGTTGAAGGCACATGTCCTTCCACAGACACTTAAAAAGCCGTGAACATTCATCACAGGTGCAAcagtttctctctcacacacttttataTTTAAACATCAGGTTCGTCACGTTGCGCGCAAACTGGCTCTGGTCCAGGTGAAGGTTACGCGTCGTCGTTTCTTTTACACCAGAGATACACCAGAACAACTTACTTTAACTTACTGTTTTGCAAATGTGATTTTTGGTGCGTTGTAAAGTTGAATTTCTTGCTATACGTTATGGCCCtgttcccccctcccctcacctcccctcgcCTCCCCCTGTACtcgctctctcctgctctctccccctctctccgcATCTCCTCCACTCCCGTCTACCGTGTGGGCAGCTCAATGCAGCAGCAGACCTCCATACTCAGAGAGACGATGTGGAATACATCTGCAGGAACGGCtctgttttctttatttcacCGAACACTGTATCAAGAAGGGTCGCTTCAAACCCAGTTTCGTTAGGTTTGGCGGCGGAGAACGGCAATCTCCCTTTTTGAATGTACCGGACTAAACTGAATTATTCATTTTCCGCGTCAGTTCTGTCTCCCATTTCGATTTTCTAAAGAACACAGCGCGGTTCTTCGCCACTCTTTCGTGTGACTAAACCCTGATGTTAAGAGACGGTAGAGTTTGACCAAGGCTGCTGGACAGGCGACTGAAGCGATGTTCAGTGTTGAGTAAACGCGTGGGATTGTTGGGACTCATTTCGTCAGGTTCTgcattttttttcccctcagaaCTGTTGAGGTGAACCGCAAGGAAGGCGAACCGACGTGAAGATCCCGACGAACTAATGTCAAAGAGGCATCATCTCCATCCTTCTGCCTCTCCTTTCCCTTCAACTGGAGAATGGTGGGCTTGTTTTTCATCCAGTCCGTCGGCGCGCCTTTATTTAGTTTCGCGCTGGTTTTAAGGTGAAGTCGTTCTCGTCACTTTCAGAAGCTTTGAAATGTCTCCCAAAAGCTTAGTATTTGGGGGGAATTATGACAGAATATATGTTCTGAATAAGTGGGGCCTGACGGGAAGATAGGCGAAGGCTGAAATTTGAACCTGCAGCGACTGAATGGGAATAGTCCCCTTTGGCTCCAGCAATGTGCGGTGTCATCTGTAAGGAAGACGGTACTGTGGACGTTGcgggtgagtttttatctattTAGATTATATGTTTTGCCTGAGATAACGTGTGTGCAATATTTGTGAATCCATTGAGAAATGgtgaataaattattatttaatatttagttAGCTGTTTCGGTAGTCTTAGTAGCTTCCCTCAATAtaagagggttttttttttttgagaggtgggggtggaagggTGGTTAGACCTGAGGATACCggcatttacattttataacaCTATAAAAATGACTTTGATTAtgattattactgttattattgtTTACTATTACGTTAGTAATGTGGGTGATTTTATTTGTTGACATGTATACAGTCTTTACTGGACAGTAGGCAAACCCAGATTAATGATTTTCTCAACTTGTGTGCGCAGAGGGAGTCAGAATGTAAAACATCGCCGCTGTAAAAATCTTGCCATATTGCTGTGTGAAAGTACGAGGACGGAGCATGTtttgattgtgtgtttgttcttcCCCCTTCCAAGGTTACTAAATGGTTTTCTGGGGGATTTTAAAAAGGCAAAATGCTGCTGCTTGTTCTGTTGGCCTTTTCCATATCGAGTTCGTTTGCTAACTCGGATTCCGACCTCTCGGCTGAGACCTGCAGCGCGTGCTCGTGCATGTCCATCGAGAACGTCCTCTATGTGAACTGTGAGAAAATAACTGTGTACAGACCAACACAGCTGCTGCCCCCGCCGTCCAGCCTCTACCATTTGAATTTCCAGAACAACCTTTTGTACATCCTTTACCCCAactcttttctgaatttcacacATGCCGTCTCCCTCCAGCTAGGCAACAACAAGCTGCAGAATATCGAGGGAGGGGCTTTTGTGGGACTCAGTGCATTAAAACAGTTGCACTTAAATAACAATGAATTAAAAGAGCTCCGGGCTGACACTTTCCGGGGGATCGAGAACTTGGAATACCTCCAGGCTGACTACAATTTAATCAAGTATATTGAAAAGGGAGCCTTCAACAAATTGCATAAGTTAAAGGTTCTAATTCTAAATGACAATCTCATACAGAGCCTTCCAGAGAACATTTTTCGCTTCGCTTCTCTCACGCACTTGGATATACGAGGGAACAGGATACAAAAGCTCCCATATCTGGGAGTCTTGGAGCACATTGGGAGAATTGTGGAGTTGCAGTTGGATGACAACCCGTGGAATTGCACATGTGATTTGTTACCTCTGAAAGCCTGGTTGGAGAATATGCCCTATAACATTTTTATTGGGGAAGCGATATGTGAGACTCCCAGTGATTTGTACGGGCGTCTTTTGAAAGAGACCAATAAGCAAGAACTGTGCCCAATGGGAATTGGCAGTGACTTTGATGTGCGGATGCCCCCGTCCCTGCCAGATAGTGGACACGCTGCATCAAATGCGCCATCCACAATAGCACCCTTAGTTACCAAAGCACCCAAAACTACAAATCCTTCCAAAATTTATGGAAACGGCATTGTTGCTGGTATTCCAGTGGGTAAAAATGGCCAAATTGTGTCCTACCAAACCCGAATCCCGCCCCTATCCTGCCCCCAGCCGTGCACCTGCAAAGCTCACCCATCTGACTTTGGCATCAGTGTCAGCTGTCAAGAACGAAATATCCAGAGCCTAGCTGACCTTGTACCTAAACCTCCAAATGCCAAGAAATTGCACCTCAGTGGTAATTACATTAGACATATCAGCCCCACTGACTTCCTAGGCTTTGAGGGGTTAGATCTGTTACACCTGGGCAGTAATCAAATATCCACCATCCAAAAAGGTGTGTTTGGAAATCTGACCAACCTCCGTAGGTTATACCTCAATGGCAATCAACTTGAGCAGCTTCACCCTGAAATGTTTCTCGGGCTCAGTAACCTCCAGTACTTGTATTTGGAATACAATGCCATAAAGGAGGTGTTAGCAGGAACATTTGACACCATGCCAAATTTGCAGCTCTTGTATCTAAACAACAATGTGCTCAGAAGTCTCCCGGCTTACATTTTCGCTGGTGTCTCTCTTGCTAGACTGAATCTGAAGAACAATCACTTCATGACTTTGCCTGTGAGTGGTGTGCTGGACCAGCTGAGATCGCTCACTCAAATAGACCTGGAAGGCAATCCCTGGGAATGTTCATGTGATTTAGTGGCTTTGAAACTGTGGCTAGAGAAACTCAATGATGGGGTGGCTGCCAAGGAGGTCAGGTGTGCGTCCCCGGTGCAGTTTGCAAGCATAGAGCTGCGAGAGCTGAAAAACGAGATCCTGTGTCCCAAGCTCATTGCTAGGCCTCCTTTTATTCTAACGAGCGCCACCCCCGTGGTCACATCAATGTCATCTGCTGGAGTTGGCAAGGCACCTCCTGGTGGACCAGTGCCCCTGTCCATCATGATCCTGAGCATACTGGTGGTCTTGATCCTCACGGTGTTCGTCGCATTCTGCCTGCTGGTCTTTGTGCTGAGGCGGAACAAAAAACCCTCTGGGAGGCAGGAGGTGCTTGGGAGCCAGGAATGTGGCTCCATGCCTCTCCATCTACGGATGCACCATCACAAATCCAGCAAGAAGGATGACCTTGGCGGAGAGACCTTCATCCCCCAGACCATTGAGCACATGAGCAAAGCCCACACCTGTGGGATCAGAGACTCCGAGTCCGGCTTCAAGTTCGCTGACTCTCAGAGGCAGAAAATGGTCTTGCGTAACAGCACAGAAAAAGACAAGGACACTCTCAGCCTGGAAGCCAGGAAGAGACTAAGCACCATTGATGAGCTGGACGAGTTCTTGCCAGGAAGGGATTCCAACATGTTCCTCAACTACTTGGAGAACAAAAAGGATTTCAACAGTATAGGGGTGAGTGGCTATGAGATCCGTTACTCCGAGAAACCACACgacaaaaaaaggaaaaagtcATTAATAGGGGGCAACCACAGTAAGATAGTCGTTGAGCAACGCAAAAGTGAGTTTTATGAACTAAAAGCAAACCTCCAATTGGACCCTGACTATCTTCAAGTACGAGAGGAACCAACAGCCCTCACTAAATTGTAGGCCTCTCATCTTCATTTACCCGTTAATGACAAAAAAAGTGCCTTGTGGAAAATATCGATGACCAATGGAATACCGGACAAAATTTTCATTACACAGATATCACTTAGAATTTGTGGCAGTGTTACAATTCCaaacttgttttttttaaacgacGATGCCGTTACAAAATATAAGAATCGCATCTGTCTATAATAGAGGAAATACAgtatcattaaaatgtagttttgctgcTATCAAAGTGGGTTCCATCAGATCATtctaaaaatgttatttttaactCAATCATTGGGTCATGAAACAGTATTGCGTATAATTCATATTGACCCTTGTCCATTGTTTTTGGTTGGAAGTATTTCTAGGGTGCTTGGGATGACAAAATGAAATGAAGTCGAAGATTGACAAGTTGGTCACAGGCACATGAAAGCACTCTTCAGAGTCCCTTCTTTTGGATTTTATTTGACACTTTTTGGGGCCTTGAAACTGGTGGATTCAGTTATTTCTGAAGGCACTGAAACATCAACATATTTACATTTTGGATTACTATGTCCATTATTTCTGTAAAGAGCCATTTAAACTTGTTCTAATGAAATGTGATTCTCCTTGAAGTCTTTGGGTATGGCACATGACAGGACATTCATCAACCCAAGAAAAAAAACCTTCATAGCTGCTTGCCATGTAAGCGAAcctgatttatttttttaagtcgacattatttgtatttgtggGGCAGTTTGTAAATTACAAAGATCAACAATTCAAAAATGTCATCAAGATATAAgtagaaaatgaaaaaaaaaaaacgtaaattcaaaaagaaaaaaaaaagatccatGACCACTGTCACCTGTCAATTCGTAGTTTAATTAACTtcatatttaatttatttttctatACAGAATTATTTAAAGATTATTGGTACTATTTAAAAATTTCAAGGGACATTTTGAATGCTACAAGTGATTCAGGCTCTCATGTTGAGCGCTGAGTAGCTAACTCTAAAATTCTGTTCTGACCTGTGTTCTATTATGAAATCTATCTGGACATAGAAGGTAGAGCCAGTGATAGTGATGTCATTTTCACTATTACATTGCATGAGGTGAGGCCTCACAGTGTATCAAGTCCACCAAATTGCTTAATCTTAGCCCATGAGTATCTTGTAAAAGTTTTCTTAACAATATGCAACCAAAATAAGTGTGCATTAACGTGATATGATTCTGAAATTTCTTAATGTGTCATGGAAACTGAAATTTAATTGGGCAGGAGATGTGTAgtaatttatttacttttaattTTTGAAAAGGACTTTGCATTTTCACAGTATCTCTGAAAttcaatgtgttcttttttttttgctaaaagCTACTGATTTGGTCAGAATCGTATCACAATTCATGTGCAATATTATTGTGCTCAATCATATTAGCTTGACAATTTTACATTGTTTGTCCGCTCGAGTTAATATTATGGAGAGAACTTAAGTTTTTCtttcagaaaataaaataaaataacttcATTCAGTCCTTATTTAAGATACTGTTAAGTTAATGATTGTTTGAAATAGAATGTACCTTGAAAgctaaaataaatacaattttatATATCAGTCATGAGAAATTTGTATATTGGTAATTTTGCAAATGCATTtcggtttgtttgttttcccttCTGATGAGATATGATTTTTATTCCTTCTCCAATAAATACCCCTGAACTCTTCATGAAGAAAATGTGGGGAAATGCCCACTTAATCTACAAGACAAAGCTATGCTTAATCTTGAGTTCAAGTCTCCCAAGAGGTGCCTGTTTGCAGTGCATCTTTGTTTGTTGTatttatctccctctctctctctctctctctctctctctctatatatatatatatatatatatatatatactgtgccAGTACTATCATAATGTAAAGCATAATTTAAAGGAGTTGTAGACAGTTGGGTGGTTTGCTGGTTTGCTACTGTGGATAATGTGGTGCATTTTTGTGATCTTTGGCTGTTCAAAAAAACCTATTCCAGTTCCCATTATTCCTAATAGCTCCTATTTATAAGCACACCATTGCTTTAAGAATGAATCCTGACAGATGAACTGATTCATACACCTTTGATGGCTCTCACACAAGCCTTACTGCAGGGGGAAGCCTTTCTGCAGAAGGACATGTATTGCACATTTTTtcttattaatggtttcaataaTATTTGTCCCGCATAGACATTAAGTGATGAGATTTTGTTTGATATAtgctcactggccactttattaggtacacctgtctaaCTGCTCAATAAcccaaatgtcaaatcagccaatcacatggcagcaatcCAATGCATTTAGGTATGTAGTtatggccaagacaatctgctgcagttgaAACaggcatcagaatggggaagaaaattgatttaagtgactttgaacgtggcatggttgttggtgccagacaggctggtctgagtatttcagacactgctgatctacttggattttcacacacaaccatctctagggtttacagagaatggtccgaaaaagagaaaatatctagtgagtgtcagttctgtgggcgcaaatgccttgttgatgccagaggtcagaggagaatggccagactggtttgagctgatagaacggcaacggtaactcaaataaccagtcgttacaacagaagcatgcagaagagcatctttgagtgcacaacacgttgaaccttgaggtggatgggctacagcagcagaagaccacaccgggtgacactcctgtcagctaacaaCAGGAAACTGATgctacaattcacacaagctcaccaaaattggacaatagaagattggaaaaacgttgcctggtctgatgagtctcgatttctgctgtaaaattcggatggtagggtcagaatttggcatcaacaacatgaaagaatggatccatcctgccttgtatcaacggttcaggctggtggtggtggtacaatggtgtgggggatatttccCTGGTACACATTGGGCCAACCAGTACCAGTTGTGCAtcatgtcaacgccacagcctacctgagtattgttgctgaccatgtccatccctttatgaccacagtgtacccatcttctgatggctacttccaacaggataacgcgccatgtcataaagtggaaatcatctcagactggtttcttgaacatcaTAATGAGTTCACCGTACTCTAATGGCCTCCAGATtgagtcaccagatctcaatccaataaaggacctttgggatgtggtggaacgggagattcccatcatggatgtgcagccgacaaatctgcagcaactgtgatgctatcatgtcaatatggaccagactctctgagactgtttccagtaccttgttgaatctatgccacggaggattaaggcagttctgaaggcaaaagggggtccaacccggtactagcaaggtgtacctaataaagttaTGGAGTGGCCATATAAATATACGTACATAGTTGTTGGTGCcactatatatatgtatatatatatatatatatatatatatatatatatatatatatatatatatatatatatacagagagagggagagagtagcACTGGCAATACgtgtcatgtttttttttctttactttgCTAAACAGGTTGCTTTATAACAATGCTATTTAAAATGTTCTATAACCCCTTTTGTTTGATCAGGGTAGGGACACTGAGAACTTGCTACTTTTCTTCAAAGTTGCCCTGATTGTGTGTGGAAATGTACTGTGATTTAACAGTTTGCGTAGAGCACAGTAGTAGGACACGGTGTGAAGGACAGCACACAGCCGAGATGAAAATAGTTCCCTGACAGCTGCTCACCTGTGGCACTGTCTGAACATTCGGATCCTCGTGACTTCATGAACAAATAACAGGAAACACTATCGTTTCTCTTTATTGCATGTTTGACACTTTATTTCAGATGTGTCTGAATTGCCACTGGAAGACCATGGGAGGTTTAATTTGATCTCTGACAGAGAGAACAAACTGTAAAACAATTAATTGACTGAAGGGTAGTGGATATTGTGCATTGGTATAGATACATTTTATCTGTCAAgttttaatttttaaaaaacataaaaactgcTTCATTCATTTTGCCCAGAAGATGGCCATAGTTCCTAATTtagtatttgtaaaaatgataACGGGAAAAAAAGACAAGATATAGACGCATCTTGTACTATTATTGTTTTGGTgcccttcatgttttgttccTTGTTCATATATGCAGAGATATTCTTCATGAAACATGTATCATTTTTGGCTATAGCTGAGCATTTGGGAAGAGTTCATGCAAATTGGTAATTACTGTACCAACCTGAAGTGTATTTGCCAGATACTGGAGATCTGGCAGCAGTCATCATAGGTGTAGACTGCTCTGGGATGATCAGAGTTAATCATATAACCACCCAATTTGCTGTCCTTTTCAATTCCACCTTTGACTGACTAAAATCTTTCCTTGTGGATAAGTGTTAACTTGCATTTAATTTGAGCTAATTCCCCCTCTTTCCCCCTGGCTCATGTTTCAGCTCATAT
Encoded here:
- the slitrk4 gene encoding SLIT and NTRK-like protein 4 isoform X2 — protein: MLLLVLLAFSISSSFANSDSDLSAETCSACSCMSIENVLYVNCEKITVYRPTQLLPPPSSLYHLNFQNNLLYILYPNSFLNFTHAVSLQLGNNKLQNIEGGAFVGLSALKQLHLNNNELKELRADTFRGIENLEYLQADYNLIKYIEKGAFNKLHKLKVLILNDNLIQSLPENIFRFASLTHLDIRGNRIQKLPYLGVLEHIGRIVELQLDDNPWNCTCDLLPLKAWLENMPYNIFIGEAICETPSDLYGRLLKETNKQELCPMGIGSDFDVRMPPSLPDSGHAASNAPSTIAPLVTKAPKTTNPSKIYGNGIVAGIPVGKNGQIVSYQTRIPPLSCPQPCTCKAHPSDFGISVSCQERNIQSLADLVPKPPNAKKLHLSGNYIRHISPTDFLGFEGLDLLHLGSNQISTIQKGVFGNLTNLRRLYLNGNQLEQLHPEMFLGLSNLQYLYLEYNAIKEVLAGTFDTMPNLQLLYLNNNVLRSLPAYIFAGVSLARLNLKNNHFMTLPVSGVLDQLRSLTQIDLEGNPWECSCDLVALKLWLEKLNDGVAAKEVRCASPVQFASIELRELKNEILCPKLIARPPFILTSATPVVTSMSSAGVGKAPPGGPVPLSIMILSILVVLILTVFVAFCLLVFVLRRNKKPSGRQEVLGSQECGSMPLHLRMHHHKSSKKDDLGGETFIPQTIEHMSKAHTCGIRDSESGFKFADSQRQKMVLRNSTEKDKDTLSLEARKRLSTIDELDEFLPGRDSNMFLNYLENKKDFNSIGYF
- the slitrk4 gene encoding SLIT and NTRK-like protein 4 isoform X1 — protein: MLLLVLLAFSISSSFANSDSDLSAETCSACSCMSIENVLYVNCEKITVYRPTQLLPPPSSLYHLNFQNNLLYILYPNSFLNFTHAVSLQLGNNKLQNIEGGAFVGLSALKQLHLNNNELKELRADTFRGIENLEYLQADYNLIKYIEKGAFNKLHKLKVLILNDNLIQSLPENIFRFASLTHLDIRGNRIQKLPYLGVLEHIGRIVELQLDDNPWNCTCDLLPLKAWLENMPYNIFIGEAICETPSDLYGRLLKETNKQELCPMGIGSDFDVRMPPSLPDSGHAASNAPSTIAPLVTKAPKTTNPSKIYGNGIVAGIPVGKNGQIVSYQTRIPPLSCPQPCTCKAHPSDFGISVSCQERNIQSLADLVPKPPNAKKLHLSGNYIRHISPTDFLGFEGLDLLHLGSNQISTIQKGVFGNLTNLRRLYLNGNQLEQLHPEMFLGLSNLQYLYLEYNAIKEVLAGTFDTMPNLQLLYLNNNVLRSLPAYIFAGVSLARLNLKNNHFMTLPVSGVLDQLRSLTQIDLEGNPWECSCDLVALKLWLEKLNDGVAAKEVRCASPVQFASIELRELKNEILCPKLIARPPFILTSATPVVTSMSSAGVGKAPPGGPVPLSIMILSILVVLILTVFVAFCLLVFVLRRNKKPSGRQEVLGSQECGSMPLHLRMHHHKSSKKDDLGGETFIPQTIEHMSKAHTCGIRDSESGFKFADSQRQKMVLRNSTEKDKDTLSLEARKRLSTIDELDEFLPGRDSNMFLNYLENKKDFNSIGVSGYEIRYSEKPHDKKRKKSLIGGNHSKIVVEQRKSEFYELKANLQLDPDYLQVREEPTALTKL